TATTCAAGACCAACAAAGGCGAGCTCTCGGTGCACGCCGCCACGGCGCGCCTGCTGTCGAAGTCGCTGCGCCCCCTGCCCGACAAGTTCCACGGCGTGGCCGACCAGGAACTGCGCTACCGCCAACGCTACGTCGACCTCATCATGACCGAGGCCACGCGCCGCACCTTCGAGGCGCGCAGCAAGGCCGTGGGCAGCATCCGCCAGGTCATGCTCGACGCCGGCTTCCTCGAAGTCGAAACGCCCATGCTGCACCCCATTCCGGGCGGCGCTGCGGCCAAGCCGTTCGTCACGCACCACAATGCGCTCGACATGGAAATGTTCCTGCGCATCGCTCCCGAGCTCTACCTGAAGCGGCTGATCGTGGGCGGGTTCGAGCGCGTCTTCGAGATCAACCGCAACTTCCGCAACGAAGGCGTCAGCCCGCGGCACAACCCCGAATTCACCATGATGGAGTTCTACGCAGCCTACGCGGACTACCGCTGGCTGATGGACTTCACCGAACACGTCCTGCGCCAGGCGGCCATTGCCGCCACCGGCAGCGCGGTGCTCACCTACCAGGAACGCGAACTCGACCTGTCGCGGCCGTTCGATCGCCTGACCATCTGCGAAGCCATCCTGAAATACGCCCCGGGCTATACCCAGGCCCAGCTCGACGACGCCGATTTCGTGCGCGCCGAGCTGAAGAAGCTGGGCGCCGACGTCGCCGGTCCGGTGCTGGCGCGCGCCGGCCTGGGCGCCCTGCAGCTTGCCCTGTTCGAAGAAACCGCCGAAGCCCGGCTCTGGAACCCCACCTACATCATCGATTACCCGGTCGAGGTCTCGCCGCTGGCCCGCGCCTCGGACACGCGCCCCGGCATCACCGAGCGCTTCGAGCTCTTCATGACCGGCCGTGAAATCGCCAACGGCTTCTCCGAGCTGAACGACCCCGAAGACCAGGCCGAGCGCTTCCGCGCCCAGGTCGAGGCCAAGGACGCCGGCGACGAAGAAGCCATGTATTTCGACGCCGACTACATCCGCGCCCTTGAATACGGCATGCCGCCCACCGGCGGTTGCGGCATCGGCATCGATCGCCTGGTCATGCTGCTGACCGACAGCCCCAGCATCCGCGACGTCATCCTGTTCCCGCACCTGCGGCGCGAAGACTGACACACGAGGCCGGCCACGATGCTCGTCAAGCTGCTGGTCATCGTCGTCTTCATCGTGCTGCTGATGTACGTGGTGCTGCCCAAGCGCCGCGCGGTGCCGGCGCCGGCGCGGGCCGGCAGGCTGACCGTCACGCTGCTGGCCTGCGCCGGCGTGCTGCTGTTCATCCTGGCGCTGTTCTGCGCCCTGCTCTGGCTGGGCGGCATATCGGGCGCGGTCGCGGGCGCCGGCGACGTGCTGGGCGGCACCGGCCTGCTGCGCATCGCCGGCCTGTTGCTGGTATTGTCGATTGTGTGCGCGATCGCCGCGCTGATGAAACGGCCGCGCTGAGCGCGCGGCCGCGGGCGCCTCAAGCGCCGCGCAACTCCATGGCCTGGGCCCAGCGCCTTGCCACCGACGGCGACGTGGCGCACACCGCCGATCTGGTCACCACCCGCACCGCGCGCTCGAGCAGCTGGATATCGGCTTCGTGCTGGCGCGCCACATGCGGATCTTCAAAGAAGATCACCCGCTGGCATTGATGTTCCAGCACCAGTTCGGCGATCTGGGCGTCGCCGCCCAGCGGCCCGCTCAGGTAGCGCTGCACCCAGGGCTGGCCTGCCGGCCAGCCGCGCGACCAGGCCATCTCGTTCAGGCGCGCGCCGGTGGTGCCGGTGGCCACGCGCCGCGCAAACTGCGACAGCAGGTCGAAGTGATCGGACGCGAACGCCACCATCTGGTCTTTGAGCGCGTCGTGCGAAATCAGCGCCAGGGTCTGGCGGTCGAAATCGAACAGACGCGCCACCGACGCATCGGGCGCCAGCCTGGCATGCAACCGCTCGACTTCCATCCATTCGATGGCGCCCGCCAGCGTCGAAATAAAGGGGCGCCCGTGCGTTATGCACTGGCGCTTCAGCGCCAGTGCCTCGGGAAATATGGACGACGGATCGACCGGATCGATCAGGTAGATGGCGCCATCGAACGGCGCGTCGCCGTCACGACCCTCGGTGACCCGCGCCACCAGCTTCATCAGGCCGCCTTCGCGGCCATACGGATAGCGAATCAGGCCCGGATAGCCCTGCAGCATGCCCTCGCGCACGATGGCGTCATGGGTGCGCCCCACCGTATGCAGCTGGATGCCCAGTTCGCGGATTGCCGGAGAGCTGGCCCGCAGCCACTCGAACAGCACCGCATCGGGCGTTTCGTGATGCAGGCGGTTGGCCGCCAGGCCGAAGCGCAGGCGCGCGGAGCTGGCCATGGCTCAAGCCGCCTCGTCGATCCAGGCCATCTGGATGGCCTCGAGGATTTTTTCTCCGCTGCGGGCGGGATCGTCGTCGAAGCCGGGCAAGGCAATGACCCACTCGCGCAATTGCATAAAGCGCACTGTGTTCGGGTCCACGTCAGGATGCGCATCGACCAGCGCGGCGGCAATGTCGTATGTGTCGACCCACTTCATCAGTGTTCCTCTTTGGCGTGGTTGATGGTGTACTTAGGAATCTCGACGGTCAGGTCGGCATCGGCCACCAGGGCCTGGCACGACAGGCGCGATGTCGAGCTGAGGCCCCAGGCCTTGTCCAGCAGGTCTTCTTCGTCGTCGGTGGCGTCGTCCAGCGAATTGAAGCCTTCGCGCACGATGACATGACAGGTCGTGCAGGCGCACGACAGTTCACAGGCATGCTCGATCTCGATGTGGTTGTCGAGCAGCACGCGGCAGATGGATGTTCCGCGCGGCGCGTCTTCGATCACGGCGCCTTCGGGGCACACGTCCGGATGAGGCAGTACAGTCAGTTTGGGCATTCTTTCGGGCGGTTCGATCAGGCGATTTCGTCCAGTTTACGGCCGGCCAGGGCCGCGCGGATGCCGCGGTCCATGCGCCGGGCGGCAAAGTCTTCCGTGGCCGCCGACAGGGCCTGCACGGCAGCGTGCACAGCCTCGGTATCGTCGGCGTCCTGGGCGGCGGCGGCCGCCTGCAGGCGCTCGTCGACCAGGCGGCGCTCATCGGCGTCGAGCAGGTCGCCGTCGGCCGCCAGCGCCGCGCGCACCGATTCGACCAGCTGGCGCGCCTCGACCTGCTGCTCGCGCAGCATGCGGGCCCGCGCGTCGCTGTCGGCCTGCGCCACGCTGTCGGCCAGCATGCGCGTGATTTCATCGTCGGACAGGCCGTACGAAGGCTTGACCGACACGGCCGCCTCGACGCCGGTGCTTTGTTCACGGGCCGTGACGCTGAGCAGGCCGTCGGCATCCACCTGGAAAGTCACGCGGATGCGCGCCGCCCCCGCCACCATTGGTGGAATGCCGCGCAGTTCGAAGCGCGCCAGCGAACGGCAGTCGGACACCAGCTCGCGCTCGCCCTGCACCACGTGCACGCTCATGGCGCCCTGGCCGTCTTTGAACGTGGTGAACTCCTGCGCGCGCGCCACCGGAATGGTGCTGTTGCGGGGAATGATGCGCTCGACCAGCCCGCCCATGGTTTCCAGGCCCAGCGATAGCGGAATGACATCCAGCAGCAGCCAGTCTTCGCCAGGCAGGCGATTGCCCGCCAGCAGGTTGGCCTGCAAGGCGGCGCCCAGCGCCACCACCTGGTCGGGGTCCAGGTCGACCAGCGGCTCGGTGCCGAACAGCTCGCCCACGGCCCGGCGGATCACCGGCATGCGCGTGGCGCCGCCCACCATCACCACGCCGTTGATGTCGGCAATCGCCAGCCCGGCGTCGCGCAGCGCGGTCCGGGCCCGGTCGAGGGTGCGGCGCACCAGCGGCTCGGCCAGTTGTTCGAATTGCGCCTGCGTCAGGGTCAGGTCGAGTTCGCGGCCATCCTGCAGTGCGGCGCGCAGCGGCGCGGAAGGCGCCTGCGACAGCGCTTCGCGGGCGGCACGCGCCGCCACCAGCACCGTGCGCCGGTCGGCCGGCGCCAGCGGCGCCTCGCCCAGCGAGGCGCGTGCGAATTCGCTGATGGCCCAGTCGAAATCGTCGCCGCCCAGCGCCGTATCGCCGCCCGTGGCGACGACCTCGAACACGCCCTTGGTCAGGCGCAGGATGGACACGTCGAAGGTGCCGCCGCCCAGGTCGTAGACGGCGTAAACGCCTTCGGCAGCCTGGTCCAGCCCGTAGGCAATGGCGGCGGCCGTGGGCTCGTTGAGCAGGCGCAGCACATTCAGGCCCGCCAGCCGCGCGGCGTCGCGCGTGGCCTGGCGCTGCGCATCGTCGAAATAGGCGGGCACGGTGATGACGGCGCCGACCAGATCGTCGCCCAGCACGTCTTCGGCGCGCTGGCGCAGCACCGCCAGGATCTGCGCCGAGACTTCCACCGGGCTGAGCTCGCCCTGCACGGTGCGCAGCCGCACCATGCCGGGCGCATCGACGAACTCGTACGGCGCCCCGCTGGCAAGCGCCTCGTCCAGCGAGCGCCCCATGAAGCGCTTGACCGACACCACGGTATTGAAGGGGTCGGCAGCCTGCTGCGCCAGCGCCTGCCGGCCGATGGCCACCTTGCCGTCTGCGAAATAACGCACCGCGGACGGCAGCAGCGGCTGCCCCTCGGCATCGGGCAGCACTTCCGGCGTGCTGCTGCGCACCGCGGCCACCAGGGAATTGGTCGTGCCCAGGTCGATGCCCACCGCCAGCTTGCGCTGGTGCGGCGCGGGCGATTCGCCGGGCTCGGAAATCTGCAATAAGGCCATGATTATGCTTCGGGTCGTAAAGCGGAGTAGCGGCGCGGCATGGAGCTGGCGCGCCGGGCTAGCCGGCCGGGCTGGCAGCCGCCAGCTCTTGCGCCAGTTTTTCGACAAACATCCATTCGCGCACCTTCTTGCCGGCGGCGGCGTAGTCGTGGCGCTGGTCGAGCAGCGTGGTCAGGGTGTCGTGCATCTGCCGGCGCGCGTCGCCGAGCTCGGCCTGCAGTTCGGCAAACACGGCGGCATCGTCGCGCGCGTCGTCCAGCATTTCGCGCCACTGCATCTGCTGCATCAGGAAAGCCGGTTCCATGGCGGTGTTGCTTTCGGTTTGCAAGTCCACCCCCGCCTGCTCGCACAGATAGCGCGCCCGCAACAGCGGGTCGCGCAGCTGCCGGTAGGCTTCGTTGGCGCGCGCCGACCATTGCATGGCGACGCGGCGCTCGGCCGGGCTGGCGGTGGCATAGCGGTCGGGATGCACCTGGGCCGCCACGGCCCGCCAGGCGCGTTCGAGCGCCTGGGCATCGATATCGAACCGCGCGGGCAGGCCGAACAGGCTGAAATGGTCGTCCGCGGCCAAAACCTACACCGTGAACGACTCGCCGCAGCCGCAGGTCGCCTTTTCGTTGGGGTTGCGGAACTTGAAACCTTCGTTCAGGCCTTCGCGCGCGTAGTCGAGCTCGGTGCCGTCCAGGTAGGCGAAACTCTTGGGGTCTACGAATACCTTGACGCCAAAGCTCTCGAAGACCATGTCTTCGGGCGTGGGATCATCCACGTACTCGAGCTTGTAGGCCATGCCCGAGCATCCAGTGGTGCGCACGCCCAGCCGCAGGCCCACGCCCTTGCCGCGCTTTTGCAGGTAGCGTCCGATGTGCGAAGCCGCCTGTTGGGTCAGGGTAACGGACATATCAGTTCGCCGCCGCGACCGCCACGGTTTCGGCCTGGGCATCGGCCGGCGCCGCGTGCTTGTCCTTGTAGTCTTGCACCGCCGCCTTGATGGCGTCTTCGGCCAGGATCGAGCAGTGGATTTTCACGGGCGGCAGGGCCAGTTCTTCGGCGATCTGGGTATTGCGGATGTTCAGCGCTTCGTCCAGCGTCTTGCCCTTGACCCATTCGGTAACCAGCGAGCTCGACGCGATGGCCGAGCCGCAGCCGTAGGTCTTGAAGCGCGCGTCTTCGATGACGCCCGACTCGCTGACCTTGATCTGCAGCTTCATCACGTCGCCGCAAGCCGGCGCGCCGACCATGCCGGTACCCACCGATTCGTCGCCCTTGTCGAACGAGCCGACGTTGCGCGGGTTTTCGTAGTGATCCAGAACTTTGTTGCTGTATGCCATGATGTTTCTCCTGTGTCGGTCGCGCGGGCGCTCAGTGGGCGGCCCACTGCACGGTGTTCAGGTCGATGCCTGCCTGGGCCATTTCCCACAGCGGCGACATGTCGCGCAGTTTGCCCACGCGGCTCTTGATCAAGTCGATGGTGAAGTCGATTTCCTGTTCGGTGGTGAACCGGCCCAGGGTAAAGCGGATGGAGCTGTGCGCCAGTTCGTCGTTGCGCCCCAGGGCGCGCAGCACATACGAAGGCTCGAGGCTGGCCGAAGTGCAGGCCGAGCCGCTGGAAACGGCCAGTTCCTTGATGGCCATGATCAGCGATTCGCCTTCCACGTAGTTGAAACTGACGTTCAGGTTGTGCGGCACGCGCTGTTCAAGGCTGCCGTTCAGGTAGGTTTCCTCGATTTGCGACAGGCCCGCCCACAGGCGGTCGCGCAGCATGCGGATGCGCTCGTTCTCGGTGCCCATTTCTTCGCGGGCCAGCCGGAAGGCCTCGCCCATGCCGACGATCTGGTGCGTGGCCAGCGTGCCCGAACGGAAGCCGCGCTCGTGGCCGCCGCCGTGCATCTGCGCCTCGATGCGCACGCGCGGCTTGCGCCGCACATACAGCGCGCCGATACCCTTGGGGCCGTACGTCTTGTGGGCCGAGAACGACATCAGGTCGACCTTGAGCTTCTGCAGGTCGATCTCGACCTTGCCCGTGGCCTGCGCCGCGTCGACATGGAACACAATGCCTTTTTCGCGGCAGATTTCGCCCAGGGTTTCGACGTCCTGGATGACGCCGATTTCGTTGTTCACCAGCATCACCGACACCAGGATGGTATCGGGGCGCAGCGCCGCCTTGAAGGCGTCCAGGTCGATCAGGCCGTCGTCGCGTACATCCAGATAGGTCACCTCGAAGCCCTGGCGCTCGAGCTCGCGACAGGTGTCCAGCACCGCCTTGTGCTCGGTCTTGACCGTGATGATGTGCTTGCCGCGCTCGGCGTAGAAATTGGCGGCGCCCTTGATGGCCAGGTTGTCGGATTCGGTGGCGCCGGAGGTCCAGATGATTTCGCGCGGGTCGGCATTGACCAGCTTGGCGACTTCCTGGCGGGCATTCTCGACGGCGTCTTCGGCTTCCCAGCCGAAAGCATGGCTGCGCGACGCGGGATTGCCGAAATTGTCGTACAGCCAGGGCACCATTTTCTCGACCACGCGCGGGTCGACTGGCGTGGTGGCGGAATAATCGAGATAGATCGGGCGGGTGGTCATGGGTTGCTACTCCTGCTTATACGGTGGCGTCGGCGGCGAT
This genomic window from Bordetella petrii contains:
- the lysS gene encoding lysine--tRNA ligase; the protein is MTDHSPAPAAQDENRLIAERRAKLSKLREAGVAYPNDFVPDAHAADLHRQYGEQDQEALAAAGAQVKVAGRMMLKRVMGKASFATVQDGSGRIQIYLDRGTLGDEAYAAFKQWDIGDIIAIEGSVFKTNKGELSVHAATARLLSKSLRPLPDKFHGVADQELRYRQRYVDLIMTEATRRTFEARSKAVGSIRQVMLDAGFLEVETPMLHPIPGGAAAKPFVTHHNALDMEMFLRIAPELYLKRLIVGGFERVFEINRNFRNEGVSPRHNPEFTMMEFYAAYADYRWLMDFTEHVLRQAAIAATGSAVLTYQERELDLSRPFDRLTICEAILKYAPGYTQAQLDDADFVRAELKKLGADVAGPVLARAGLGALQLALFEETAEARLWNPTYIIDYPVEVSPLARASDTRPGITERFELFMTGREIANGFSELNDPEDQAERFRAQVEAKDAGDEEAMYFDADYIRALEYGMPPTGGCGIGIDRLVMLLTDSPSIRDVILFPHLRRED
- a CDS encoding methylglyoxal synthase, which produces MASSARLRFGLAANRLHHETPDAVLFEWLRASSPAIRELGIQLHTVGRTHDAIVREGMLQGYPGLIRYPYGREGGLMKLVARVTEGRDGDAPFDGAIYLIDPVDPSSIFPEALALKRQCITHGRPFISTLAGAIEWMEVERLHARLAPDASVARLFDFDRQTLALISHDALKDQMVAFASDHFDLLSQFARRVATGTTGARLNEMAWSRGWPAGQPWVQRYLSGPLGGDAQIAELVLEHQCQRVIFFEDPHVARQHEADIQLLERAVRVVTRSAVCATSPSVARRWAQAMELRGA
- the iscX gene encoding Fe-S cluster assembly protein IscX, with product MKWVDTYDIAAALVDAHPDVDPNTVRFMQLREWVIALPGFDDDPARSGEKILEAIQMAWIDEAA
- the fdx gene encoding ISC system 2Fe-2S type ferredoxin — encoded protein: MPKLTVLPHPDVCPEGAVIEDAPRGTSICRVLLDNHIEIEHACELSCACTTCHVIVREGFNSLDDATDDEEDLLDKAWGLSSTSRLSCQALVADADLTVEIPKYTINHAKEEH
- the hscA gene encoding Fe-S protein assembly chaperone HscA, with the translated sequence MALLQISEPGESPAPHQRKLAVGIDLGTTNSLVAAVRSSTPEVLPDAEGQPLLPSAVRYFADGKVAIGRQALAQQAADPFNTVVSVKRFMGRSLDEALASGAPYEFVDAPGMVRLRTVQGELSPVEVSAQILAVLRQRAEDVLGDDLVGAVITVPAYFDDAQRQATRDAARLAGLNVLRLLNEPTAAAIAYGLDQAAEGVYAVYDLGGGTFDVSILRLTKGVFEVVATGGDTALGGDDFDWAISEFARASLGEAPLAPADRRTVLVAARAAREALSQAPSAPLRAALQDGRELDLTLTQAQFEQLAEPLVRRTLDRARTALRDAGLAIADINGVVMVGGATRMPVIRRAVGELFGTEPLVDLDPDQVVALGAALQANLLAGNRLPGEDWLLLDVIPLSLGLETMGGLVERIIPRNSTIPVARAQEFTTFKDGQGAMSVHVVQGERELVSDCRSLARFELRGIPPMVAGAARIRVTFQVDADGLLSVTAREQSTGVEAAVSVKPSYGLSDDEITRMLADSVAQADSDARARMLREQQVEARQLVESVRAALAADGDLLDADERRLVDERLQAAAAAQDADDTEAVHAAVQALSAATEDFAARRMDRGIRAALAGRKLDEIA
- the hscB gene encoding Fe-S protein assembly co-chaperone HscB, producing MAADDHFSLFGLPARFDIDAQALERAWRAVAAQVHPDRYATASPAERRVAMQWSARANEAYRQLRDPLLRARYLCEQAGVDLQTESNTAMEPAFLMQQMQWREMLDDARDDAAVFAELQAELGDARRQMHDTLTTLLDQRHDYAAAGKKVREWMFVEKLAQELAAASPAG
- the iscA gene encoding iron-sulfur cluster assembly protein IscA codes for the protein MSVTLTQQAASHIGRYLQKRGKGVGLRLGVRTTGCSGMAYKLEYVDDPTPEDMVFESFGVKVFVDPKSFAYLDGTELDYAREGLNEGFKFRNPNEKATCGCGESFTV
- the iscU gene encoding Fe-S cluster assembly scaffold IscU is translated as MAYSNKVLDHYENPRNVGSFDKGDESVGTGMVGAPACGDVMKLQIKVSESGVIEDARFKTYGCGSAIASSSLVTEWVKGKTLDEALNIRNTQIAEELALPPVKIHCSILAEDAIKAAVQDYKDKHAAPADAQAETVAVAAAN
- a CDS encoding IscS subfamily cysteine desulfurase; protein product: MTTRPIYLDYSATTPVDPRVVEKMVPWLYDNFGNPASRSHAFGWEAEDAVENARQEVAKLVNADPREIIWTSGATESDNLAIKGAANFYAERGKHIITVKTEHKAVLDTCRELERQGFEVTYLDVRDDGLIDLDAFKAALRPDTILVSVMLVNNEIGVIQDVETLGEICREKGIVFHVDAAQATGKVEIDLQKLKVDLMSFSAHKTYGPKGIGALYVRRKPRVRIEAQMHGGGHERGFRSGTLATHQIVGMGEAFRLAREEMGTENERIRMLRDRLWAGLSQIEETYLNGSLEQRVPHNLNVSFNYVEGESLIMAIKELAVSSGSACTSASLEPSYVLRALGRNDELAHSSIRFTLGRFTTEQEIDFTIDLIKSRVGKLRDMSPLWEMAQAGIDLNTVQWAAH